The region GATATGAATTTTTGTAGGCTCTTAGCTTtatcaaaaaataattaatagaattaacAGAGAAGTTTATAATAACTGAGATAATTTTCGTTACATCACACGTTTTGTGCTATCCTACACTTTAGAGTCATTTTCTGCACGTAAATAGttataatttcatttttttatatattgtaGTATTTATTACATCTTGTaaaatttcaagaaattttaaataatttatagtgcaaAAAACAATGCTCAAAATAGGTTATATTCAAGCGTATAAAAATATAGACATTTGTGCAACAGACGTTTTGAACCCTATTTTCAGCACTATAAGTTGttcaaaatttctcaaaaattttaAGATGtttaaaataaatacaatatacacccgcataaaaaaaataaaattataataatttaactGCCAAAAACCATCATTGGTTGGGATGTAAGTACATTACAAAACGCGTGATGTAGTGAGATTTTCCCTCTAACAATCTCGCTCATACTATTTTATAAGCTTCGAGTATTTTCCAACTAAAAAAAACTAGATAtttgtgtttggtaaaaattttgtttttgaattttttatacacaaaaatagaaatattattttatttttgtttatttatttaaaaaaaataaaaatatgtttggtaactatttttgttttaaaaaataaaaaatgtgttttataacttttattttaattttttgtttaataatataaaatgaaaggttgatttgaagaagagaagaaaaaaaaaaaaaactaaaagttgaatattgtttaaaaaaattttgaaagtgaaaaaattatattttcaaaatttaatgaattttaattaaaattttttaaaataataaataaaaatagagttatcaagtactattttatgtttaattatcaaaattttaattaattaaataaaaaattatttttttaagcatTACCTAAAATACTGCATTTTataaaagtttaaatttaattaagccaaaattatttatttctatGCTTAAAGTGCGCGCGAGGAGTCTAGAAAGACCGTTTTATCCTTCTGCCATTTCAACCAAAAATATTAGGCAGCTGATAATGTATACGTGGCAGCAGACCATTGGTTAGTAGTAGAGAATCAATTACTGTGTCTTCTCTCCGCCTTTTTCTATTCTTCCCGCCATTTTCTCTTATTAAAACCCTCTCTTTCTCCATTTCGacataaaaataaaccaatacaCCTATACATACACATtcatcatataattatataaacaGGAGTAAAACCCAAAATCCCAAATCAGTACCAAGCAAGGGAAAATGGGTATCAAAGATCTTCTCAGATTCATGAAACCTTACATTGAACCCATTCACATCAAGAAATATGCTGGAAAACGAGTTGGAATTGATGCATATTCATGGCTTCACAAAGGAGGTAATGTAATAATGTTTCTCCcttttttttgttatttgttaTTGTTTCCTTTGTGGGTTTGTGTTAGAAGACCGAAATGATTCAAAATAAGTAAGaaaagtttgtttttttttttggtatttggCAGCATATTCTTGTAGTATGGATCTGTGTCTGAACTCAAACGGTGAGAAGAAATTGAGATACATTGACTACTTTATGCATCGAATCAATCTGCTTCGGCACCATAAGATTACACCGGTGGTTGTTTTTGATGGTGGTAATGTACCTTGTAAAGCTACAACTGAGCAAGACCGCCATAGGTATGTTGTCAATGAAACCATTTCAATCCTCCTTGTGTTTATATTTCTAAGTATGTGCTTCTGATTGTTATGTATTGAATGATTCAGGAGAAGAAATAGTAATCGTGATTTAGCAATGGAAAAGCTCAAAGAAGGGAATGTTAGTGCTGCTACTGAGTTCTTCCAGGTAATATACCTTTCCCATGTTTGCAAAACTTGTAGATGGGTTTTGCATAATGCTCTTATAGGATGTAGTTTGTACTTAGTCTTCTTAGTCAGCTGAGGAGTACTTTAATTTACATTATGCACACTATATGAAGTTGGATGATATTGATTCTGATTGCTAAGGTCttttatttcttaattttttttattagggtCATGACAACTCTAGACGGTTTTTGTAATCTATAGTATGTTAAGGGTAAGCAAATATATCCCATGATTGAGTAGTCAACACATGTCTCAACTAAAGCCAATTCATGTTGATCTTTTTTTTTCAGTAAAATATGATTCATTTACTCCTATTTTTCCTCTAGCAAGTGTAATGTTGCTCAGTATGACTGACCTATTGTGTTTGATTTTCACTTGTAGAAAGCCATAAGTGTTACTCCTCATATGGCACATCAGCTGATACAGGTAAAGTTGCCACATTCGTTTGGCATATACATTTTTTTTGGTTGTTGAAAGTCCATTTAACCTTACCAAAGATTTATTTGCTCAATTTTCCCCCCAAACTTGAATCTGGTTCACTACTAATTCCTACACTGATGAACTTTCAGATTTTGAGATCAGAGAATATTGAATTTGTGGTAGCTCCATATGAGGCTGATGCGCAATTAGCATACTTATCCAATCTTGAGCCAGAACAAGGTGGAATTTCAGTAGTGATTACAGAGGATAGTGATCTCATAGCATATGGTTGTGAAGCTGTAAGAACTCTTTCTAGACTTAATTTGGGTGTAAATTGATATTTTGAATGAGTTAGTTATGGTCCTGAGTTCATTGTTAAATTGCTATTACTTGTTATCAAACTGCTATTCTTGTTTTGTTGTGATTTACAATTCCACATTGCTTGTCAACAGATTGTATTCAAGATGGATCGATATGGCAATGGAGAAGAGATACTACTAGATAATGTTTTCAATAATTCTAAGGCTCGCACACCTTCCTTCCAAAATTTTGATAAGGAATTGCTTACAGGTTATTTGTCTCTGTATTTTATTGGAACTTCTTTGTACTTGTATCAATTGAGAAAAGTTTCAAACAAAGATGGAGCTTTATTTAATGAACTGGATCCAAATCTCATACATTGTTAATCATATTGTATTAAAATTACAGAGATAACAAAAAATTGTCCAAAACtaaagcataaaaaaaaattctgttTTAATTTTGTGAGAATAATTGCATAACTCACTGGTGTTTGTATGCACTATTGATTTTTATTCCTTTTGTTATCCATTAATTTACAGGTATGTGTGTCTTAGCTGGATGTGATTTCCTAACCTCTGTTCCTGGAATTGGGATTGCAAAATCTTATGCTTTTGTGTCCAAGTATTGGAACTTAGACCGTGTGAGTGCAGTCTATTCACTCCTTTTAACTTCAGCAGATTTCTTAGCTAAAATGAAAACTTAAGCAGATTTAGTTGATGGTCCAAAGACAGAACTTTAACAGAAGTAAAAATTGCAAATAAAAGGTTGTGCTtctatttgtttgtttgttttgtatACTTTTTCTCTTATTTTCCCTCTTGGTAATGCCTGAATAGTTGACTTTGTTGTCTTATCTCAACTTCTGATAAGATTGTTGGAATTCATTAGAAACTTCTTGTTAAGTTTATTTCATTGTATAAATAGTGTCACGAGGGCTTTTAGCAGGGGTATTTGGGTAGTTAGAATATAGGTCCTTTTAATTTCAGCAGTACTATTCCATATTTTAATGTCCAGAACTGTAAATGATGTTCCATGCTCACATGCTGATCTGATGTTTGCAGGTTTTGTCTGTTCTAAAACTTGAGAAAGGATCCCAAATGCCTGAAGATTACCCCAAATCTTTCAGAGAAGCAGTGGCAGTTTTCCAGCATGCTCAAATGTCAGTATAGAGCAAACCAGTACTTTATTCCCAAAACTGATCAATTTAACTCTCTTTTTCATATGTGGACTAGAGTTTTATTTAGCATTACTAGTGTTACATTCTGATCTTGAGTATTTCCATACAGATATGATGCTGACATGAAAATGCTCAAGCATATGAGACCTCTTCCAGAAAAGCTTCTGCAGTCTCTAGACGGAGAGCTTGATTTTCTTGGACCGTATCCTTCTATTTTTACATTTTAAAAGTCAATCCCTGCTGTA is a window of Humulus lupulus chromosome 4, drHumLupu1.1, whole genome shotgun sequence DNA encoding:
- the LOC133831620 gene encoding exonuclease 1; its protein translation is MGIKDLLRFMKPYIEPIHIKKYAGKRVGIDAYSWLHKGAYSCSMDLCLNSNGEKKLRYIDYFMHRINLLRHHKITPVVVFDGGNVPCKATTEQDRHRRRNSNRDLAMEKLKEGNVSAATEFFQKAISVTPHMAHQLIQILRSENIEFVVAPYEADAQLAYLSNLEPEQGGISVVITEDSDLIAYGCEAIVFKMDRYGNGEEILLDNVFNNSKARTPSFQNFDKELLTGMCVLAGCDFLTSVPGIGIAKSYAFVSKYWNLDRVLSVLKLEKGSQMPEDYPKSFREAVAVFQHAQIYDADMKMLKHMRPLPEKLLQSLDGELDFLGPEVPPSIATAIAEGKLDPISMEAFDRFPSSKCHSGPVRIQTSGQLPRIEAPMVSARESCFVTFSKKARQDDDTEKQNTVSNERKCTNKVEALQKLVVPSSIQETVDTTVVIAKSPLKVPNNNPFKRKKFDQTHSSQRKDQTSHVEDFEVLDCSIISTDNISHEVPESDVASRKRKLEETTPCCISISEEVSGVTQEENSEVLESQESVKLKINNSSSILKNKISGGKRKGRTGTLKNSSSNSSDSKKSSILNFFSRV